The DNA window TGTAATGCgttttttatgtatataggtatttttgcctgcgtgtacatatgtgtactaCATGCATGCCTAGGCCTacactggatcccctgaaaccTGTACAGATTGTCGTGAGCCATCATGGGTTGCTAGAAATCAAGCCTGGGTCTCCTGGGAAAGCCGCCAGTCTCTTAACTCCTGAGCATTCTCTCCAACTCTACTGAAATCTTAAGACAATTGACGAGTGGACACAGGTTTTTTTCCTATGCTTGCCATAACTTTTCAGTCAAATTAGCCATGGAACTAGACCGTATCTCAATGACCCTTTAggctagtggttctcaacctgtgggtcacaacccctctGGTAATCAAAtgtccctttcacaggggtcatacCAGATATCCtacttatcagatatttacatcgtgatttataacagtagcaaaattacattataaagtagcaacaaaaataattttatagttgggggtcgccacaacataaagaactgtatTGAAATGTCACGTActgggaaaggttgagaaccactgggaaAGGTTAGGCCCTTCAGGATCAGGCTCCTTCTGCCTCAATGGTGCTTCAAAAACACCATGTCTTAGACATACTTACAGAGTTACAAGAGGCTCCTGCTTGGTTCTGGCAGAAGACTGCTCTGTCTGTGCCAAGTTCCCTACATGGACAAGCTCAAAAAAAGACCTGATATGGGCTTGTTATGGGCTGACCCCCCTAAAATatctgtagccattttgttccacgCCTGTCAGTTATTTCATATTGCTGCTGTAACATGCCTGTCAGTCACTGACACAGAGAAGTGacggctcaaggacatgctgaccacatacctgttttgttctgtatgttctcagtgttctgtatgaggtttgctaatctttttttttttttttttttttttttcttttttcggagctggggaccgaacccagggccttgcgcttcctaggtaagcgctctaccactgagctaaatccccagccccgaggtttgctaatcttaagaaattccacagaGCTTTACATAGGACCCACCAAATCAAAGGTCAGTAGgaactgttatgtctaaaatggcTAGAGTCAGAGCCCTCCCTGCACCTACTATGTGTGAGCTCACTGTGGTGTTCGTGGCTGACATTGAAGAATGCTCTTAATAAGCCTCAAAATTATGACTGTAATACTCATGCTGTTATCTCAATGTTCTGAAGTTCCctgttccccacccatccaccaaccCCCTTACCTTACTCAGAACCAATCAGCTTAAAGTTTAGCTGATAATACTGTAAGTCAGCTGCTTCTCCCCTTGCCCTTTAAACTTCTGAACCTGGTTTTTCCTATAAAAAGCCTGCCCTGAGACAGACTTTACTGTAATTAGGCCCCCTGCAGTCCTTTCTGTGCTCCTGGATGTCCAGTATTATGGTGTGTGTTCAGTAAGCTCTTCTTGCTTACCTGAGATCAGCGTTTGTTTGGCTGAGTGGTGATTCCTGAACCCCAATACTGAAGGTAAGGTGTggtgaaaaagataaaaagagcttggagagatggctcagtggtaaagagcatggctgctcctccagaggattcaggtttggttcccagcatgacgatggtggctcacaatcacgtataactcaagttccaggtgACCGGATGCCCTTTTCCCACCTCTGTGGGGAGCAGGCAGCAGGACCCACATGGAGCAGACAAAAACATATACACGTAAAATAATAAGTAAACAtttttaagaaagacaaaaaccaccAAACTGTTCTAAGAGAACTCCCCTTCCTCCTGAGGGCTAACTTGTGAATTTCCCCGGTATTTCTACCTCCTCTTGAAGTGTATTTTAACTCTTCTCTGCCTCTCGCCAGTGCCTTCATTCCCACACCTTTGGCTTATCCCGGTAGCTCCAGGTAGAACAGGCAAGTCAGGGTCCCTTAGCGAACAAGCTGGACCCAAGTCCACAAACTTACAAACCTGAGCTCCAATTGCCAAGCTACTGTAGAGGTTGGAGTAAACAGCCCAAAGGGGATCAGTCTCTCTCTGAGCCCTCACGACCCACTCCTATACTCCCGACTGCAGGCTGACACCATGACACCAATCTGCGATCTTCCACCCAGCCTCTGTACTGAGACCTCCCTGGGAATTTTCCTAGCCTGGTCTTTACAACACAAGCTGTGCTTATTGGAAGGGAGGCTGTCAATCTTCACCATCTTTCCTCGTTCAACTATGAGCATGCTCAGTAGGTTACTTTTTTTGGTCTGAGATAGataggattttttattttttgaaacaggggcTCACACTTAaagtacttatttatttattattactactactattattattttagacaaggtctccGTGTGTTGTCCTGGCTAGCCttgtactcacagagatccacgtgACTCTGAATTACCTGAATTTAAgagatttgtctgtctctgtctcccaagcgcTGGGTTTAAAGGTACCACACCTGGCTAAagagttttcttaattttttaaatttacacgaACGTGTACTTTGCCTGCAGCTCTAAACCCCTGAGACAACTCTCAGGCCCCCCCAGCAAACTTTTCAATTACAAGCCTAAATATATCCCATTGCAAATCAAGTCCACGAATATTAGAAATTCAGTTATCTAGTGTGTTGCTGCATCTGAGCAGCCCTCCCAGAggtgtggctgctttttgctgAGCAGAAAGTGCTCAGTGGAAAATACCAGGAAGAGCTGGTGGGTGTGAGGACACATAACATTTAATCCCAGAACACAGAAGGCCGAGCAGGCTGACTctatgactttgaggccagccaacGCTATGCAGCGAGAGGCCCCGCCAAAATAAAAGACCAGAGATAAGTTGTAAATTTTAATCGACTCCCATCGCAATTTGTTACAATTCTTCTATTTTATAATTACTTTATAATTATTGTTGTTAGTCTCTTACTGTGCCAAATTTATAAATTAAGACTTTATCACAGGTCTATTGTACACGTGGAAAATAGAACATTGTGGGGCTCACTGCTTCCCAGTTCGAGGTGCCCACTGGGGGTCATGAAACATACACCCCTCACATGAACAGCCACTGTACCAAATCCACAAGTGTTATATTTTTGACAAACCACATTCATTGACACcactacaggaaaaaaaatacaaatgtctctgaatgaactagaaaaaaagCCAACCTTTTGATTAAACTATGGATTTAATTTGTCACTATATCAAATATATCATGGCTGCTTTCTCCACACATTAATCCCCACAGTTATAGCagggaaaaataatttttaagaaccgggtttttttttttttttcttttttcctttttttggagctggggactgaacccagggccttttgcttgctaggcaagcgctctaccactgagctaaatccccaacccagaaccGGGGTTTTTTAAGACCACTTTATTGAAGCAATGTTATAATCTGGTGAAGAGAGTTGGTTTTTATTCCTTGAGATAGGCTGTTgccacagcccaggctggtcttgaactcttgaccttcttgttttgtcacaaaaatacagagaacaggcatgtaccaccaaagCAGgcaaaattactttttttctcttaatacTAGTGGCTATGACAGTCACTGGTGACCTCTGAACAGTGGAAGAAACATTAGCTTTCTTGAGCTTGTCTACATATGAGAAACCTGATTCGAATGTGCAGCACCACTGAGAGCCACTGTCTTAAGATTGCAGCAAAGGCCCCTCACTGCACATGCCCAGCATCTGGTACGACTCCCTCTGAACTCAAGTGGCCATGAAGACCTGGTTCTAAGGCCTACTGCTCTGGCCTCACTCAGGCTGCTTCTGTTCTAGTGCTCATTCCCATGGAGACCACAGCTGAGTAACCACTGAGCAGCCAGTCAGTCACCTCTGGCACGAGTCTGCTGTGGTCATGATTTGTGTTGCTTAGCACTTTTAAGGCACTCGAAGCTCTCTAGAGATGGTTTAACCCTGTCACCCAGGACTTGCTCACCCTTGGCTGCATTTGAGGAACTTGAATTTGACAAAGCTATAGAGCCGAGACACCATCCTCAACCTCGGAAATCCCATTCTCTGGATGTCGGTCCTGGAACTCCTGGGGCTGgcaatgtagctcagtggtagagcttttgTCTGATATACTCAGGGTCCTGGGTTTAGtgtgaaaagacacagacttcCTCCTATGAGGGCCTCGTATTACAATGCCAGTTTCTTGGACTTAATAGCTCATATTTGGTTCCCAACCACAGgatatctctgtctctatctctgagTCTATCCCTGATAAAACCAAGACAGAAGCAATCAAAAAGTCACATTCTTAAAGTCTGACTTTAGGCTTGAGAACATTTACATCAAAAAAGTGTAAACTTCCAGGAACTGGGAAACACCTGTATCCAGCCCATaggaggttgagacaggaggattgctgtgattTAAAGACCAACCTGGGCTTAATAATGAGTTCCAGCCTAGGGTGCAGACTAAGACCTAGTTGTTAACTGCCCccgaagaagaagagagagaaagattacAACCTAAGCAAACCCAGGCTGACAAGTCTATCAAGTTCCAGATGACTCTTAAAActggacaagcctgggaaacactCAAATGTTTCTTCAAATGGTTAACAACCAGGCCTAATATGGAGGGCCTGTAATTCCAGGCCctttggaggctgaggcgggaggaTTCCACCtggacaacttagtgagacccagtctgaaaaaaaaaaaaaccaaaaacaaaaccatggatGAGGGCGAGGTGTGTAGCTCAGCTCAGTAgcagagcgcttgcccagcatgcacagggcctcaGGTTCAATCCTGCACCTCCCCCAAAACCAAAGCGCGAAGACATTCTGACAGAACATCGAGTTCTCCGAGGAACAGGGACGCTTCACGACCCACAAGAGAGGTGCTGGGGAAGACTTTGTTGACTCAATCCTTGGAGAGCAGGGTGCTCTGGGGAGGGGCAGTGCTCAATTACAGTTCTGTCTTAAGCTTTTCATACAGGTCGTCCTGATCGATCATGTCCTCATTGCCGTTCCAACGGTGGTAGGCAAGGAGCGCTGCGTTGTAGCCAGCGATGGCACTCATCTCCATGCAGCTGGCAGCAAACTCGATGCCATTGAGGTAATAGAGCCGGTCATGGAGGATAATGGAGGGACACTTCTGAGGAGGATTGTAGTAAGGGTAGGACAGCCACGGCTTCCGCACAGCATAATCGTAGGACAGGAAGAGCTTTGAGATTTGTTCTTTGGTGAGAATGTCCTTGGAGAAGGTCTTCCACACATGCATGCCATCCACTGCCGGTGGGGGACCCTCCTTATGACTTACAGAGGCCACAATGGACAGGCTGTTGATAAACATATCTGAGTCATCAGTGACAAGAATCGCAGACAGGCCGAACTGATCCTTGTGCCTGGAGCTGAAGAGGGTAGAATTGAGCTCTCCTTTGATGAGAGTTGTCACGAGCTGTTGATATGGGTCATTGAATTCCTCGATGGGGGGATCAAAATTTCGGAAGGTTATGTTGGACATCTTCCGATTCAATGGGGCAGCCACAAGGACAATGTCATAGAAGTCAGAATGGATCTCAGATCCTGTTTTATAAACCACTTCATACATCTTCGGGGGGGTTCCTAGAGGGCATGAAAAAGAAGGGGTTTCTTAGTGCTTCTCACACTCAATTTCAGGCCTCCTACAAATAATTCTGTAgcatttttggttttctttgtgtacgtgtacaagtgtgtgtttgtatttggaggccagaggctagCCTCAAGTGTCAACGCCCCCAGGAGTTGTCCATCTTGggttctgtctttctctctctcttcttttttttaaagatttatttatttggtctggagagatggctcagcagttaagagtgctgtttgctcttcccgaggtcctgagttcaactcccagcacccacatggtggctcacaaccatctgtgatgggatcagatgccctcttctggtgtgtctgaggacagctacagtgtgtactcatataaataaggatttgtattattattatcattgttgttgttattgttgttattttatgtgtaggaatgtttgcccacatgtatgtctcTGTAGTACCAAGTATATGCCcgttgcctgtggaggccagaagagtgtcagatcctctggaactgaagttacagggcACTGGGAGCTGCCAGGAGGGTCCTGAAAACTGAACTTAGGTTTTttcaacaagtgctcttaaccactgagtcatctctccaacctcccaTCTTGTTTATCACTGACTATAGCTTACTAATTAGGCTAAGAAGGTTATCAGTGAGCCCCAAGGATTCCCCTGCCTCTACTCCCCCCAGCACCGCAATTACAAGCACTTGCCAAAATGCCCTGCTTTGTAAACAGGGGTGTCAGCACCAAAGTCAAGTTCCCACGCTTCGAGCACTTTACCGAAAAGGCGCTCAGCTTCCCCACCCtgcttgtgtttttgagacagttgtcttattttttttttttaagatttattcatttattatatataagtacactgtagctgtcttcagacacaccagaagagggcatcggatctctttacagatggttgtgagccaccatgtggttgctgggaattgaactcatgacctctggaagagcagtcgggtgctcttaaccgctgagccacctctccagcccgagacAGTTGTCTTATGTTGCTCAGGTTGCCTTCAGACTCTCTCCATTGCCAAAGATAACTTTccacttctgattctcctgcctacaTTTCTGGAGGACTGGGATTATAAGGTCTGTACCATCACCTAATTTCTGTGGTGCTGAAGATCAAACCCATGGCttcatgcattcatgcatgcTAGGAAAGTGTTCTACCATCTAAGATACACACCCAgcctatgatgtgtgtgtgtgtgtgtgtgtgtgtgtgtgtgtgtgtgtgtgtgtgtgtgttgagcacacctatgtatgtatgtgtatacatctgGGTATGCACACAAAGGCTAGAGGAACACATGGATGTCCTGTTCTATTGCTTTttgccttattcccttgagacagggtctctcattaatCTGTAGTTAGCAGCAAGCCCCAGCATTATTTGTCCACACTCTTTACAGTACCGGGATTACAGGCATACCCAAGAGACATCTAGCCCTTTTTTAAGCATACGTACTaaagatttgaacccaggtcctcttgtttgtgcagcaagtgctcttacgaACTGAGCCAGAAAATCTTTTTCTCCTGGCATCTTTCACAAAGTTCCAGAACAGTGGAACTCCACACTGCTCATGCAGAAATATTCCCAGCTGTGCTAACGGCCATGACCATGGCTCATGGGATATGGAAAAAACCTCATCCTCAAAGTAATGTCCCATGTTTTGTTCTTACTGAATAGAAGCTATTAGAAGTTATAGAATTGtgggacttgagttcaaatccccattATCCATGCAAAAAGCTAGGTTTTTggggtttggtttgattttggtggtaacaactttaatcccagcatttgggaagcagaggcaggtggatttctgtgagttcaaggacaacctggtctacatagtgaattccaggacagccagagctactttAGATATAAAAGCcctatctttaagaaaaaaaaggggggggggtgctggagagatggctcaacagttaagagcactgactgctcttccagggtcctgagttcaattcccagcaaccacatggtggctcacaaccatctgtaatgagatctgatgccctcttctggtgtgtctgaagacagctactgtgtactcatatacatgaaataaataaatctttaagaaaggaaggaaggagcacaaggccctgggttcgatccccagctccgaaaaaaaaaaaaaaaaaaaaaaagaaaggaaggaaggaaagaagaaagaaagaaagaaagaaagaaagaaagaaagaaagaaagaaaaggtgggggtaaggtgggggtgtggggagtggagagatggctcagtggttaagagcactggatgttctagcagaggtcctaagtttgatttccagcatctatatggtggttcataaccattataacttcagttccaaagcatctgatgccctcttctgtcctctggggGTACTACATGCCTTTACATAtattgtatacacatacatataataaaacacacccatacacatgaaataagtcTTGGAAAAAgcatgtgtgtttgcgtgtgatATTTCCTCTTTGAGCTATTATTTTCTTTGCAGGAATAATGGAAGAATCAAAGACAGCCTCACCTGTCTGCTTGGTCCTTGTCTTCTCTATTGACATTACAGAGCCAGATATAAGATTGCTGTTAGAGGCCTGAAGGAGCCCTGAGCAAACAACTTTATTACCACCTTCCACTGCCCAAAGGTTGGAATCAGCAGCAGTCATTGATACTGCACCTGTTAGGAGAGAGCAAAAACATGCTTTAATTCTGCCTTGGTCAGGTAAGGCGCCCTCTCCTGACCACTTAGATATTCTGCCCCAAATGCTGCCAGACACTGTCAGTTGACCCTCAGGGAAAAAGGTCTTGCTCTCGTGAAAgccactgaaactaacagaagcacAGGACCCTCTACTGCTAACAACTCACAGATAGACTCCCCACCAGTGACTAGGTCCCTTAGCTATCTATGGTTACCCCTGATTCCTTCCGATTCTGGCTTACCCACAAAAGCATTGAGGTCAGTGCTTTGGCCAAAATTGACCTTCATGACAGGAGCGATCATCTCATTGAGGAACGTCTCAGAGAAGCCTGCTTTCTTCAGGTTTTCACGGAGAGTTTGGTTGAGCAGTCTGACATAGTCATCCCCTCCAATGGCGTACATCAACTTTTCTACGCTACTGAAGGCATAGTCATGGGACTGGTAACGATAGATCCttgcaaaaaaagagaaagggccATTAAATGCACTCAGGACATGGAGCTGCAAACAGAGCAGAAGAATGAAACAGATACCAGGCTTTGCAAATTGTAGGACACCCTCCCTGGGATACATAGTGAAATTCTAtcttataatattaatatttattattatcattatcattattataggGCTAGAAATACGGCTCGGACTTAGTAAGAAtggcacttactgctcttgcagagggcttgGGTTCTGGTTTTGTTCCatttggagacagagtttctctgtatagccctggatgTTCTAGAACATCTGTAGACTACACTAGCCTCACActagatcttcctgcctctgcctcccaagtgctaggattaaaggtttgcgCCACCAACCACCTGATTTAGGactaggttctgttcccagcacccacatggcagctcacaatcatctaacTTTTTCCCCCCTTCTGACCTCTTCAGACACTAGGCATGCATGCGGTCGTGGATTTACATACAGACTAAGCACACGCAATTGTTTTTAAATCATGAACTGACTTCCATGTTTCCTTCTGATGAGCTCCTACCAGTCAGGTGAGGCACAGCTCGATCTCATCATTCTCAGCCCTCTGCTCTCTTCCCTGCCTTCCACCTCAAGACATCTGTGCTCTTACGCATGCTCAGTGGGACATTTTCAAAGAGACGTGCTTGTCTTGGGAACATAGCTCAGCTGGCAGAGCACCCACCTAGTTCACACAAAGTCCTGGGACTGACCCTCCCTCCCCCGACCAGCATTACATAAAACTGGTCACGGCAGTGcacaccagtaatcccagcactcggaggaCGTGCACATAGGACAGTCAGAAGTTTATGGTCACCCTCGGCTACACAgaaagctcaaggtcagcctgggctaatgCAAGGAATATGCCTAGTTCTTACTCTTCATTCTTGAACTCCATCAGCACCAGGTTCAATCTTCTCCGTCTATCCCTACCACTACCAAACATCACCCTCCATGTTAACTGTGACAAAGCTGCCTTCTCCCACCAGCAGGAAAGCTTGCAGATCTTCCTAAAGTCCCTCCTCAGGCCATTCTCAGCTCCATTATAGAGGACAGGGTTCACACCCAGACTAGTGAACGAATAActgacccacctgcctctgttttatttctttaaaataaaaattatttactacCCCCAAGCCCTAAAAAGTtcatctttgggttttttttctactTATAATATCAATACCAAAAACAGTATTTCTCCCAAGTCTAGAATACTTAATCTGACATGAAAGAAACAGGGATGGCAAGATGCTCAGCAAGTGAAAAGCGCTCTGCTTCACAACTTGATGGCATGAGTTTAAGGCCCAAAGCCCACTGTGGAACGAGAACAGACTCGCCAAAGCtgccctctggtctccacatgaaTGCTGGGCACAAGTGTACCCACATTCCCATCAAATACAACAAAcaataatactaaaataaaagttaaaaaagaaaaagtactttttaaaaaagatttattatatacactgtagctgtcttcagacacaccagaagagggcatcagatctcattacagacggttgtgagccaccatgtggttgatgggaattgaactcaggacctctggaagaccagtcagtgctcctaaccactgagccatctctctagcccaaaaaAGTACTTTTGTTGCACTGGGGATCAGTTGTGTCTCTAGCGTGACAAGCTCCTCAACTCCTGACACGGGGTTCATCGGGAGTGTTGAAAAAGTCTCAAGCAGCTAACAGAGACCTCAAGCTCACTGtgagctgaggctagccttgaactcatgatgctCCTCCCTCCATGCCCAAGCCCTGTGGTTACAGGCATTAGCCACACCTGACTCCCCAGCCTGTTTCTAGCTGTCCACGCTGACCTTGGCCTCAATGCTGCCCACATCACTTTACAATGGCATCCTTAGTATCCAGGATTACAGGCCAGTGCTACCAGACCCAGCATGAGAAATGACTTCTTTTTAttaaagtctcactatgtagcccttgctggcctggaactcactacatacaCAAGGAtagcttcaaattcagagataaACCTTTGTTCTAATTGCAGATAAAGAAaactggccaaaaaaaaaaaaataagtaaacaaaatttaaataacaaCAACGAAaactctggagagatggctcagtggttagagcacttgctgctcttgcggagaaccagggtttggttcccagtacctacatggtggttcacaaccattcataactccagctccacaaGATCACACcccctcttctgaactctaagGTGTCATGCacatgatgtgtgtatatatatacacatacatacatacatacatacatacatacatacatgcaggcaaaccactcatacacacaaaataaataaatctctcaaaattataaagaaaaaccaaaactggCTATACCAGGTAGCccatgcctttaactccagcattcaggaggctggcCAGCCTGAGATTCACAAGGCCTACAATTTCTGTTCTAGGTGATCTGAtgatctcttctggcttctgggggCTCCTGTACATACTTGTGCAAATATACACACCtgggctcacacacatacacataaattaaaaaaaaatctttaattttacaAAAAGGCCTCACtctaggagatggctcagtggctaacagTATTGGCTATGCAAGACTGggaacctaagttcaatcccttgtgtgtgtgcatacacacacacacacacacacacacacacacacagagagagagacacacacacacacagacacacacactcacacacagaaggtAGAGAAGTGATAGAGGAAAACATTGCATGTTgactcctgtgtgcacacatatacacagagggaAATGTGTGTATCCATATACAGAGAAATGCATGCACACCAAAACCCCAAGGCAAGCTTCACCTCAGCTTACATTTCCTCTAAGCTTTTGTGCTCAGGATCTCGTCCACCAGCATGAGACAGGCAATGAGAGTGAGGCTCCAGTCAGCCTGGGTGGGAACTCCAGCTTTAGC is part of the Rattus norvegicus strain BN/NHsdMcwi chromosome 4, GRCr8, whole genome shotgun sequence genome and encodes:
- the Pcyox1 gene encoding prenylcysteine oxidase 1 precursor, which translates into the protein MGRFAATLVGSLFGLGLLLCGLGRLASAEPRAPPEKIAIVGAGIGGTSSAYYLRKKFGKDVKIDVFEREEIGGRLATLKVQGHDYEAGGSVIHPLNLHMKRFVKELGLSSVPASGGLVGVYNGKSLVFEESSWFIINVIKLVWRYGFQSLRMHMWVEDLLDKFMRIYRYQSHDYAFSSVEKLMYAIGGDDYVRLLNQTLRENLKKAGFSETFLNEMIAPVMKVNFGQSTDLNAFVGAVSMTAADSNLWAVEGGNKVVCSGLLQASNSNLISGSVMSIEKTRTKQTGTPPKMYEVVYKTGSEIHSDFYDIVLVAAPLNRKMSNITFRNFDPPIEEFNDPYQQLVTTLIKGELNSTLFSSRHKDQFGLSAILVTDDSDMFINSLSIVASVSHKEGPPPAVDGMHVWKTFSKDILTKEQISKLFLSYDYAVRKPWLSYPYYNPPQKCPSIILHDRLYYLNGIEFAASCMEMSAIAGYNAALLAYHRWNGNEDMIDQDDLYEKLKTEL